The DNA sequence CGATCGCGGGCCTCGTGGACGAGGCGAATCTGTTCGAACGGCGCGTCGAGAATGAGCTCATGGGTGCCCGGCACCGAGCCCACGCGCACGCTGCTGATCGGCACCGCGCGCCCAAGGCCAGCTTCCACCCGCTCGGCGATGGCGATCCCGGTCCCCGACGGCGCGTCCTTCTTCGCCGTGTGATGCGTCTCGACAATGTGCGCATCGAATCCGAGCACGTCACGGGCCCGGCGCGCCGCGTCTTCGGCGATCTGCAGAAACAGCTGCACGCCCACCGAAAAGTTTGGCGACCAGAGTGCCGCACACCGATGCGTCGCCACAGCGGCCTCGAGCTGCGTGAGCTGCCCGGTCCACCCCGTGGTGCCGATGACCACCGGGCATTCGAGCGCGAGGAGCCGTAACGCATTCGGGAGTGCCGACTCGGGGGTCGTGAACTCAATGGCGACCTGTGCGCCGTTGAGATCGGCGGCGGTCAGGCCGCGGCTCATCTCCGGCGCATCGAGGCGTGCCACGATGGTGCACCCACGATCGGACGCGAGCGCATCAAGCGCACGCCCCATCTTGCCCATGCCCACCAGGGCCACCCGTACCGGCGCGTGGCTCATGCCGCTTGCTCGAAGAAGGCGGCGTGCAGGCGCTGCATCGCGGGCATCACGTGCTCGTCGTCGATGACGAGCGTGAAGTTGATGCCCGTGGCCGAGAGCGACGCCATGTGAACGGGGATGGGGCCGATCGCCGCCAGCGCCTGGGCCATCGCACTGCTGGCGTCGGAGATGCCGGCACCCACAATGGCGAGCACGCCGGCGCGACGGTTCACCGCCACATCACCGAAGGCGGCGAGGTCCTGCAGAATCTCACCCAGATGCGTTTCGTCGTCGAGCGTCACCGAGACCGAGACTTCGGAGGTCGTGACGACGTCCACTGAGGTCCGGTGATTCTCAAAGACCTCGAACACCCGACGCAGAAAGCCCGGCGCGAGAAGCATGCGCGTGGACCGCAGCTTGATGAGCGTGGTGCTCCGCTTGCCGGCCAGCGCACGGACGGGAAGTCGTGGGGCATCGAACGCGATCATGGTGCCGGTGCCCTGCGGCTTCCGCGAGTTGTACACGAACACCGGAATGCCGCGTTGCACGGCCGGCGCGATGGTCGCCGGGTGCAGGACCTTGGCGCCGAACGCCGCGAGTTCTGCCGCCTCCTCGAAGCTGATCCGCTCGATGAGCCGTGCCGATGGAATGATGCGCGGATCGGCGGTGAGCATGCCATCCACGTCCGTCCAGATCTCGATCGCGGTGGCGTCGATCGCCGCCCCCACCAGCGAAGCGGAGTAGTCAGAGCCGCCGCGACCGAGCGTGGTGGTGACGCGTTGGCTGGTCGCGCCCACAAAACCACCCAGCACGGGGATCTTGCCGTCCTGCAACATCGGCACGAGGCGCGCGCGGCAGGCGTCGGCGATCGCCTCGGCGTCGGGCTCGGCGCGCGTGAAGAAGTCGTTGGTGATCATGACGTCACGCGCATCAACCCACACCGCGTCGTAGCCACGGCGGCGGAAGGCGGCGGCCACGATCTGCGACGACAGCAGTTCGCCAATGGCGGCGACCGTATCGAGCGAGCGCGGCGTCAGATACCCGAGTGTGCGAAAGGCTTCGGCCAGATGCGCGAGCTCGTCGAAGGCCGTGCCGATCTCACCGGAGACCGCATCCGCCTCGGGCGTGCCCGCCAGCAGGTCATGCGCCACGCGCAGATGCCGGTCGCGCAGCTGCTCGATGATCTGCAACGCGGTGAGCAGCTCGCCGGCGGCCGCCTTGTGGGCGAGATCCAGAAGCTGATTCGTCGCGCCGCCGAGTGCGGACACCACGCACACGGGGCGTTCGGCCTGCTTGCTGGTGACGATCTCGATCACCCGCCCGATCGCCTCCGCGTCGGCCACCGACGTGCCGCCGAACTTGCAGACGATCACTGCGTGAGCCCCGTCAGCATGCCGAGCTTCACCAACAGTTCGGCGTTGAGCACCGAGCCCCCGGCCGCGCCGCGGACCACGTTGTGCGACATCGCGACCAGACGGAGATCGAAGAGATGGTCCGCGCGTACGCGACCGACGGTCGTGGCCATGCCCCGCCCCATCTGCACATCGCGCCGCGGCTGCGGCCGGTCCTGTTCATCGCGAATGATGAGCGCCGGTTCCGGCGCCGACGGCAGTCCGCGCACCGCCTCGTACCCGCGATAGGCACGGAGCACCTCGAGCGCCTGCTCGGGCGTGGGCTTGGTCTCGAACGACACCGACATGCAGACGGTGTGGCCGTTCTCCACCGGCACGCGGTTGGCGTGCGCACTCGTCACGATCGGGGCCGGCGTGATGGACGTCCCGGCGTAGGTCCCGAGCAGCTTCACGATCTCGGTCTCGATCTTGGGCTCTTCATCGCCGATGTACGGGATGACGTTGCCAAGGATGTCGAGCGAGGGCACGCCGGGATAGCCGGCGCCGGAGATCGCCTGCATCGTGGTCGCAAAGATCTGGCGCACCCCGAACGCCTGATGCAGCGGCGCGAGTGCGGCCGCCATGACGGTCGTGGCGCAGTTGGCATTCGTGACGATGCCCCCGGGCCAGCCGCGCACGGCGCGCTGGTGTTCGAGCAGCGCCAGATGGTCGCCGTTCACTTCGGGGATCACGAGCGGGACGTCCGGCGCCATGCGGTAGTTCTTGGCGTTCGACAGCACGAGCCGCCCCGCCTTCGCAAACGCGGCCTCGACGTCGCCGGCCACACCGGAATCGAGCGCGGAGAAGACGATCGGCGCCGTCACCTCGTCGGGGGTGCAGCCCTTCACGGTCAGGCGCGCGACGTTCGCCGGCAACACGCCCTCGAGCCACCGCGCCGCGTCACGGTACGATTTGCCCGTGCTGCGCTCGGAGGCCGCGACTTCGATGAGATCGAACCAGGGATGGCCGTCGAGGCAGCGAATGAATGCTTGGCCCACGGCACCGGTCGCGCCGAGAACGGCGACCGGCCAACGAGTGACAGGAGTCGTCATGCGAGAAGAGTGCGAACGATGCGAGCGTAGGCGTCGACCGACGCCTCGAGTTCCGCCACGTCGATGTACTCGAGCGGCGTATGGGCCACGTGGATGGAGCCGGGCCCGAACAGCAGCGGCGCGCCCCACTTGTCGAGCAGGGGAATATCGCTGGTATAGGCTACGGGTTCGACCTCGAACCCGCTGAGCACATCAAAGCGCTGCGCGGGAATGTGCGAGCCCCACACCAACTCCGCCTTGTCGCCAGCCCACGCGGCGAAGGCCGCCTTCACCGGCGCGACATCACCCACCAGCCGGATCATGAGCTCGGCCTCAGCCAACCCCGGGACAATGTTCGCCTCGGTGCCGGCGCGCAGCACGCCGATGTTGTACGTCGTCGCGCCGAGAACGTCGTCGGTCGGCAGGGTGAGCTGCTTGAGCTGCGGGAGCAATTCGAGCAGCGGCTCCAGCGCGCTGCTCCCCAGGTGGGCGTAGGCCGAGTGGGCCTCCCGACCGCGCACCCGCACAATGAGGCGCTGCGCGCCCTTGCACCCTGAGGCGAGCTTGCTCTCGGTGGGCTCGCCGTTGACGAGATAGCGGCTCGTCGCCGGCAGGCGATTGGCGGCGCGCGCGCCCGGTGAGCCTTTCTCTTCACCGACGACAAAGAGCAGATCAACCCGCTCCTCGCCTTGCTCCGCCAAACGTTGCGCCGCCATCATCATCGCGGCGGCGATGCCCTTCGCATCGCACGCACCACGCCCGTAGAGGCGATTGCCGTCGAGCCGCGGCGGGATGAACGGGGGCACCGTGTCGAGGTGCGTGGAGAGCGTGACGCCGCCCCCCTTCCGGGTCGCCCAGACGTTGGAGCGGCCGGGTTCCACCTCCTGCAGCGACACGTTCCAGCCGCGGTTGACCAGCCAGCGGGAGACGAAGTCCACCGCGTCGCGTTCGCGACCGGTGGTGGACTCAATGGCGAGGAGCTCGGAGGCGAGGGCGACGACGTCGGACATGCCTCACAAGATATACCGATCGCGCCTCAGCGTGACGTGGGCATGACGAAGCTGGCGCCTTCCGCGACGTCGTCCGGCCAGCGCTGCATGACCGACTTCTGCCGGGTGTAGAAGCGCACCCCTTCCTCGCCGTAGACGTGGTGGTCGCCGAAGAGGCTGGACTTCCAGCCGCCGAAGCCATGCCAGGCCATCGGGACCGGGATCGGCACATTGATCCCCACCATCCCCACCTCAACGCGGCGGGTGAATTCACGCGCGACGTGACCGCTCCGGGTATAGCAGGCGACGCCGTTCCCAAAGGCATGGCTGTTCACCAGCGCGACTGCCGCCTCGAAGTCGGGCACACGGACGCAACAGAGCACCGGCCCAAAGATCTCATCCCGATACACGCGCATGTCGGGGGTCACATGATCGAAGAGCGTGCCGCCCAGGAAGTACCCGTCGCCGCGGGCCGCCGGGTGCGCCCGACCGTCCACCCGGAGCGTCGCCCCCGCCTCCACGCCCGCCGCGATGTAACCGGCGATCCGGTCACGCGCCTCGGCGGTCACGATGGGGCCCATCTCGGTCCGGGCCTCCATGCCGTCGCCAACCACCAGCGCCTGGGTCCGTGCCTCGAGCGCAGGCATGATGGCATCGCCCGCCGCGCCAACGAGGACCGCGACGCTGATCGCCATGCAGCGCTCGCCCGCCGAGCCGAAGGCGGCCCCGACAAGGCCATCCACCGCCTGCGTCGGATCGGCATCCGGCATGACCACGAGGTGGTTCTTGGCCCCACCCAACGCCTGAACGCGCTTGCCGTGCACCGTCGCCGTCTGGTGCACATGACGCGCGACTGGGGTGGAGCCCACGAAGCTCACCGCGCGGACGTCGGGGTGTGCGAGCAGCGCGTCCACCGCCACGCGATCGCCCTGCACCACATTGAGCACGCCCGGCGGCAGCCCCGCCTCCTCGAGGAGCGCCACGAGCCGTAGCGACGCCGACGGATCGCGTTCGCTTGGCTTGAGCACGAACGTGTTGCCGCAGGCCAGCGCCACCGGAATCATCCACAGCGGCACCATCACCGGAAAGTTGAACGGCGTGATGCCCACGCACACGCCCAGCGGCTGGCGCAACGTGAAGTTGTCGATGCCGGTGCTCACCTGATCGCTGTGCCGCCCACTCAGGAGCGTGGGTAGCCCGCACGCGAATTCCACGATTTCGATGCCGCGCGTGACCTCGCCCTGGGCATCGGCGAACACCTTGCCATGCTCGGCGGTGATGATGGCCGCGAGTTCGTCGCGATGTGTGTGCAGCAGTTCGAGAAAGCGCGCGAGGATGCGGGTGCGCCGCAGCACGGGGACGTCCCGCCAGCTCTGCCACGCGTCATGGGCGGCACGCACGGCGGCGTCCACCTCCGCCTCGGAGGCGAGCACCACGTCGCGCGCCGCGCGCCCCGCGAGCGGGTCGTACACCGGTTGCGTGCGACCGCTCGCGCCGGCGATACGCTGGCCGTTGATGTGGTGGCCGACGGGCGCCGGATCGGCGAAGCGCGATATGGTCATCTCAGGTCAGCGCGCTGGTGATCACCTGCACCAGGGCGGCGTCATCGAGATCATCATCCCACCCCGGGGCCACGAGCGCGATGGCGCGGTCGGCCCCCGAGTTGCATTCAATGGCCACGACGTCACGATTGCCGGCGGCCGCACGCTGGTCGACCGGTACTTCCGGCAATTCGAGGCAAATCCACGTCACGCCCTTCGTATCCTGGACCGTTCGCACGCCCTGCTCCCTGAATCGAGTTGATCCGCCGTCACGACGGCCGACGGGGTCGCGGTGGGCCGCGGCCCTCGCGTTGACTGGAGTACCCGGAGTGGGACTCGAACCCACACACCCTTGCGGATAAGGGATTTTAAGTCCCTCGCGTCTACCGATTTCGCCACCCGGGTCCGGCCTGACCAGCTTACCTCGACGCAGGCACCAACGCAAAACGGGAGCGCGAGGCGCTCCCGTTGCGATGTCATGCTCGACCAAATCCTTCACAGAGCGGGAAACGGGACTCGAACCCGCGACCCCAACCTTGGCAAGGTTGTGCTCTACCAACTGAGCTATTCCCGCGTGCTTCAACCCACGGGGAGCATCTTAGCGACCCCGCCGCGGCCGGACAAGCGGATGCGGCGGGGCGTCGGGGCTACTCGCGGAGCCCCAGCGCGTGAGCCGCATACCAGACCGTGTAGGCCAGCAATCCAGCCAGCGCGGCGTCGGCGCCGTTCCCCAAGGCGCGCCCCTCCCCGTCCACCAGTTCGGCGGCAATGCCATTGTCGAGCGGCGCCCGTCGGAGCCAGCTGAGGACCTCCTGCCCCTCGGGGCCCAGCAGCCGGGCGAGCTCGGGCACCAACGGCCGCGCCGCCTCGACGGGCTGGTCGGCCGCCCGAACGGCGCGGGCGGTGCGCCGGAAGAGCGTATCGTCGCGATCGATCGCCTCGTGCATGGGGAGCCACAGGAGCGATCCCACCGGATCGTCCTCGAGGGCCGCGCCGCCCGCCAGATCCACCGCGGTCGCCAGTCGGGCCTTCTCGCCACGATCCACGGCAAAGTGGCGGCGAATGGCCGCCCGCACCGCGGCCGGGTCTTCGATCGCCGCCGCCGCTTCTTCGTCGAGCGTACGGCGGAACACATCAAGGGCCAGCGCCACCACGGCATTGCCGTGCAGGGTGAACGGGTACGGCGCGGGCGCGCCCGCCAGCGTGACCTCGGTGCCATAGAGGGGCACGTGCTCGTCACGCCGCGCCGCGATATCGTCGGAGGCGAGATAGAGCGTATCGGCCACGACTGGATCCTCGACGATCTGCTCATCGCGCGTGTCGCGGATGTAGCGATCGGTCGCAATCGCGAAGGCCGCCGGCCCCTCGAGACAGAACCCCGGCTGAAAGAGCGTCCCGTCGAGATAGTGCACGCCCTGCCCGGGTGCGTAGCCGTGCAGTTCGCAGGCACGCATCAGGAGCTCGCGGGCCAGCCCGCCATCGGCGAGCTGCACCGCCGGCAGCGTCCACATCAGCGCCTCCCAGTCGCGCACCGTGCATCCCGCTGCGTGCCATGGTGCGCGCGAGCGCACGAGGTAGTACTGCGCGTCATCGAGTCCGCGCCCCACGGCGTAGAAGTACGCGAAGAGCAGATTGCGATGAATAAGGCGATCCATCCACTCGACACCGGTCACCTGTTCGAGGGAGAGCAGCGCTTCCCGCGTGGCGGTGAGCAACGCCCGCCAACCGCGCCGACGCAGGACGCCGACCGTCGCCTGCGCGCCATCGCGTTCGGGACCCACGGCGAGATAGAAGGCGGTCTGCACGGTGCCGCGTGCCGGTACCGTGAGCGCCCGCCGAATGGCGAACGGCGCGGGCGTGCGCGACGAACCGGCCGGCACCTCCAGCGTGGCCGGTCCATCGGCCGTGAGCGCGACGGCTGCCATCCCGGGGATCGCGGCGCCCTCGAGAAGAATCACGTCATCGGCGCCGAGGCTGACGACGTGCTCGTCGTCGAAGGGGCGCGGCGTGCGCACGCGCTGCTGCCGGTGCCCAAGCGTGCCCTCGAGGGCCACCTCGATCGCCAGGTCCCGCTCACCACGATTCTCGATGGCGAGGGTATAGACCGCGCCGGCCATGTCCGCATCGCGTCCGTACGGCGCGAAGATGGTGCCGCGGACGAGCAACGAGCCGACCGTGCAGGTGAAGGTCGGCAGCCATCCCGCCGCCCGTTCCCACGCGATCCCTTCGGCCGCCAGCGCGCGGATCTCCCCTTCGACGCGCAACACCGGGCCCAGCAGCGGGGTACCCCGTCCGGAGGCAAAGTCGGGGGCGCCGGCAAACTCGATGGCGGCGCGGGCGCCGCGGTGCAACACCCCCAGCGCGTGCACCGCGCCATCGGCGGGATTGATGCACGGCAAGGTGAGCCAGTGGTTACCAGTCAGCTGCCAGGGGACGGACGGGATATGCACGGGATTGCTGCGACAGGAGGAGCGGAACGTGAGCGAGGCCGGACCGCTTCGTTGACCCTGCTCTCATGGGGGGCTAATCTAGCCGGTTCGGCCGGTGACGTTCGATGACCGGCCTGTCTCTGTCCCTGTTGCCGTGACCTCTCGTTTCGACCACTTCCCGCGCCGCGTGTGCGTGGCGGCGCTGCTTCTGGCGGCCTGGCATGGTCTCGCCCAGTCGGCCGCGGCGCAGACCGTCACCGGGGTCGGAGACGATGCGATCCCCCTGCCCAAGCGCGGCTGGCGCTTCGGCATCGGGGGGCTCTGGAACGACTACACGAGCGTCTACACCCCCAATGGGAGTGGCGGGTTGACGCGCCAGCCGCTCTATGGGGGCTTCAACACGTCGGCAGCCGGCGTCGCGCAGTTTCCGACGCTCAGCGCGGCCGAGACGGCCCTGCGCACGCTGACCGGCGACAGCAAGTTCCAGCTGTCACTGGGGGCGCTCGAGACGCGGGC is a window from the Gemmatimonadaceae bacterium genome containing:
- the lysC gene encoding lysine-sensitive aspartokinase 3 translates to MIVCKFGGTSVADAEAIGRVIEIVTSKQAERPVCVVSALGGATNQLLDLAHKAAAGELLTALQIIEQLRDRHLRVAHDLLAGTPEADAVSGEIGTAFDELAHLAEAFRTLGYLTPRSLDTVAAIGELLSSQIVAAAFRRRGYDAVWVDARDVMITNDFFTRAEPDAEAIADACRARLVPMLQDGKIPVLGGFVGATSQRVTTTLGRGGSDYSASLVGAAIDATAIEIWTDVDGMLTADPRIIPSARLIERISFEEAAELAAFGAKVLHPATIAPAVQRGIPVFVYNSRKPQGTGTMIAFDAPRLPVRALAGKRSTTLIKLRSTRMLLAPGFLRRVFEVFENHRTSVDVVTTSEVSVSVTLDDETHLGEILQDLAAFGDVAVNRRAGVLAIVGAGISDASSAMAQALAAIGPIPVHMASLSATGINFTLVIDDEHVMPAMQRLHAAFFEQAA
- the asd gene encoding aspartate-semialdehyde dehydrogenase — encoded protein: MTTPVTRWPVAVLGATGAVGQAFIRCLDGHPWFDLIEVAASERSTGKSYRDAARWLEGVLPANVARLTVKGCTPDEVTAPIVFSALDSGVAGDVEAAFAKAGRLVLSNAKNYRMAPDVPLVIPEVNGDHLALLEHQRAVRGWPGGIVTNANCATTVMAAALAPLHQAFGVRQIFATTMQAISGAGYPGVPSLDILGNVIPYIGDEEPKIETEIVKLLGTYAGTSITPAPIVTSAHANRVPVENGHTVCMSVSFETKPTPEQALEVLRAYRGYEAVRGLPSAPEPALIIRDEQDRPQPRRDVQMGRGMATTVGRVRADHLFDLRLVAMSHNVVRGAAGGSVLNAELLVKLGMLTGLTQ
- a CDS encoding M20/M25/M40 family metallo-hydrolase, with amino-acid sequence MSDVVALASELLAIESTTGRERDAVDFVSRWLVNRGWNVSLQEVEPGRSNVWATRKGGGVTLSTHLDTVPPFIPPRLDGNRLYGRGACDAKGIAAAMMMAAQRLAEQGEERVDLLFVVGEEKGSPGARAANRLPATSRYLVNGEPTESKLASGCKGAQRLIVRVRGREAHSAYAHLGSSALEPLLELLPQLKQLTLPTDDVLGATTYNIGVLRAGTEANIVPGLAEAELMIRLVGDVAPVKAAFAAWAGDKAELVWGSHIPAQRFDVLSGFEVEPVAYTSDIPLLDKWGAPLLFGPGSIHVAHTPLEYIDVAELEASVDAYARIVRTLLA
- a CDS encoding CoA-acylating methylmalonate-semialdehyde dehydrogenase, producing the protein MTISRFADPAPVGHHINGQRIAGASGRTQPVYDPLAGRAARDVVLASEAEVDAAVRAAHDAWQSWRDVPVLRRTRILARFLELLHTHRDELAAIITAEHGKVFADAQGEVTRGIEIVEFACGLPTLLSGRHSDQVSTGIDNFTLRQPLGVCVGITPFNFPVMVPLWMIPVALACGNTFVLKPSERDPSASLRLVALLEEAGLPPGVLNVVQGDRVAVDALLAHPDVRAVSFVGSTPVARHVHQTATVHGKRVQALGGAKNHLVVMPDADPTQAVDGLVGAAFGSAGERCMAISVAVLVGAAGDAIMPALEARTQALVVGDGMEARTEMGPIVTAEARDRIAGYIAAGVEAGATLRVDGRAHPAARGDGYFLGGTLFDHVTPDMRVYRDEIFGPVLCCVRVPDFEAAVALVNSHAFGNGVACYTRSGHVAREFTRRVEVGMVGINVPIPVPMAWHGFGGWKSSLFGDHHVYGEEGVRFYTRQKSVMQRWPDDVAEGASFVMPTSR